The sequence CCTGGCCTGAAGCTGTCCCCCTCTTTGTCAGACTGTTATCTGTAGATGCCACTCACCCCTCTGATCGCATTTACATGGTCTTCAGGGAAAGGCAAGGGCAGGCCCGCACGCACACGCCGTGACAGATAGACAAGCACAGGAAAAGTCCATAGTGGGACACCGGTTACCTCCATACACAAATGCGTCTCTTAGAGTTTTCTTAAATAAACAACATACCAACATGCTCCATTGTAATTTCTGGGCATGTAACAGGTCCAGACTAGTCAAGTATACTTCTAGGGAAGCAATAAATCCGGAACCTTTATCTCCTGTAGTGCTCGATTAACCATTAAATACACTGCCTGAAGGACTAACTGacaattttggacatttttgagtGATCTTTGTTTCAAGTGAGTGCTCAGATAATCCATCATTCTGGCAAAATTATAGTATTTAAAGGGAATGGACAGTCCACATGGTTACTATAGGTTAATTAGGTTTTCAACTTCTCTTCCTTCCTACAGGAAAAATGGCTAGTATGGAAGGAGCATGGGTTTTGTTTTGCTCTAATGTAAACAAGAGAACTAAAAATACTTCCCTCTTACGACTCCCTATAATGCAAAAGCTAACTGAATTAACCTCTTTTCCTTTGACTGGGACAGGTACTACACTCAAAGCGGTCTATGTAAATGGAGCTTGTATTAGTAGTTGTGGTAACTCCGGTAAGGAAAGTCAGGGGATAGTAAAAGAAGTACAGATGGCAATAATAGAAAgaggaaattaataaaaaattaaaataaaaaaaccactGACCTCTACTGATCCGCTGTTTCTCTCCGGACAGGATTCCAGGAGTGTCTATGATGCTGATGCTGTCCAACACTGGATTTGGCATCTGAGCACATATAAACCTGTGAAAAGAGgatcacacatttaaaaaaaaaaaaaaaaaaaaaaaaaaaaaaattacatttgaaacaaTTAGTCATTTCACCACTAGGCCTAGGGATCTTGCAGTAATGTTTTTATTGCAAGTTGCAACATGATTGATTGGAAAGAATTCCCTTCTCACTTGCCAAATCTTATCATTCCAGCTCTTACCTCAGCTTTTCCATTACCAAATACTTGCAGCTTATCTTTCCGTGTGTTCTTCATTTATGTGCAAACCCGTATGCTATCATTTTCATGTCTTTAAATTACCAGCACATTTTAGCCATACAAAAACAATCCTCAGCCTCAAACCCCCTACCACTGTGTTCCCTCTTGCGTATTTTACTTACTCCCTCCCTTTAATTTTTCCAGAATGTGTGCCATCACTTATTCCTTCCATGCTGCTACATTCACTACTGCCAATCGTATCCCACATTTTCTTTCTCCTTGCATTCCCATCATTATTAGACCTGCTGTCAAGACTGAGTTTGTTTCATTTTGGCTGATGTTTTTAAGTGTAAAGCCTAGTATTCAGGGCCAAAACAAATACAAGCTTCTTGCATGTATCCAGAAATCCAAATAAacaaatctaattttattttcaaaaactggACAATAACGAACATTTAAAGCTTGACTTTTGTCTAAagttaatactattttcaacCACTTCACCTTTTGAATTCAGGCTTCAGATGTTCTGCAAATTTCCTACAACGGTTAAACTTCCTGCGCAATTCAAATTTATACACCACCTTTTAAAAGTCTGATTCTCATTTTTTATGGTAAACCTCTGTCCACTTCTATTCAAGTAAAGCTGGACTACACATTACATAAGCACTAACTAATTACCTTTTGTTGCAGAACACAACTGGTCCccaaagaaacaaaacatttgaagAATAATAATTTTTCCCTTTGCTGATGTCATATTCAGGAAAAGTAATTTCTCAACCTCATTTTCCCTGCATGTAgtttatacaataaatatttgaaattccAGATCCTACCAGGACTTTATGTCCCAAGTACATCATGTTAACGgcattttttattcagtgactCTTTTGTGTATAGAAAATTCAGATACCAAGCTGACAAGCACATAAATCCAAATGGATACATGTCAGAAGAAACCGGTTTAGCAAGATAGTCAGCAGTAACGGAGTATGGTTCGTTGCATAACACCACAACCACAGCAATAACCGTAAAACTGATCTTCAGCCTACTAGAGGTTAAAACACCATTTAAGGCTTACATATGTGCATACATTTGAATTTTTCTCTTGGGAAAACGGTTACTGACAAATGCTACAGTGGTGAGAATCTACAATAAGCTATACAGTTCACTACAGGCCAGAGCCTATGGAAAATGATGAAAGCAGCTGCATTGGAGAAAGTGCATACTCAAGTTACAGAGTCAGGAATAACAGGGAGAATGGGGACGATTGCACAAAGGCAGGGCATCCATGTAATATTTAACTCCTGGAACAGGGTTAATATCTAGCCTACTAAAATTCTACATTGGTCACAAGGTGCACTCACACACCCTACTTGATACCTCGCTAGTGACCTTCAATGTAACTTTGTAACAAGGTCAGAGTGAAAGCACTGGGAGGGAAAAATCATGCTTAATAAGCAATAAACAGCATAATATAAAGGAAGCTGGGGTCAGAGATTTGCAAAATGGGGACACTTTTGAGAGTGAATGTTCTAAAATTGCTCAGTCAGTTCCTCAGATTATCTGTCCAGTAACTTCCAGTAAATTAGCAGAGTCAGCCATTATTTTAACCTCTTGCTGACCTATACAAAAAGTCACAGACAAACTTGGACTGCCAAAACTCTAAAATCCTGTGTTTAATGAGTAGGGCAGCACCTACAGAAATGTCTCAGATCACTTCATGCTGCAATGAGAAAACACGGAGCTTCTCAAGAAACCCTGATTTGACCTTAAGATGACACCCGCCGTCAAGGTGAGTTTAGGGAGGGAGAAGGAATTAAATCTTTAACTACTCTCCTCCCATTCATGAGTGACTAGTCAACCTAAAAGCATTCCCAGATTTTCTTTAAAAGGAAATTTTTGCAGAATAAACGCTTCATTCTTCCAGCCCAGGCTTGTTGGGGCATAAATATGATCTGTGCATATGATCCCTCTTGTTCAAGCATTGACCAGCATGAGGTTATAGTTCTGTAATGCTCTGGAAGTCCTACAAcaagcacaaagaaaaaaagtgttgcaCTAGTGCTTGGAAGAAGACACACCCACATCTGCTCAAACTAAATCAGCCTGAAATGTACCACAGTGGACATATGTGTCATGTTGAAAAAACAAGTGTGAGCTGAACTGTACACGCCAGCTCATCTCTCTTCATGACATTCCACAAGAGATTGTTAAAAAGACCCCTAAAAAGGCCTCAGCAGCTGTCAAAACCAATGTCAGCTGACATTCCTTTTAGAAGGGGGAACCAAAGACTAATGAGCAAGTTTAATGCACACGAACTATGGCATTAATATCTTCAATAGTTGGAATAAATTGACCAAATGTTTTGCTGATATGCAGTACAGGTTCAAACCTTAGATAGCAGACACGGATTCATAAAGGCTGTTTTTTGGGTTTGACAACAACTATATTTAGAATGCTAATAAAGGTTTGTGAGGATTATAATAAAGCAAATAATGGTCTTCAAAAACGTACAGACATACATGATTGCAGGTCAGAGAACATGTGATTTGCTGTAGTCTTCCAAAAATGCATGTAATATACTTAATCAAAACGTCTATCATAAAAGGAATTCAGTTTTACTACTGTCAAAGCTCCACCCTTGCACCCTTTTTACTCACTGGTAACTCCTGCATGCAGAACTAAGCCTAAAAAGTGCAAGAGATTCAATTTTCAGTACACATGAACACCATATTCACCCGGTCTAATGACTAGTTTTAGACGTTTCCATTTTTATAAAACTAATTCTGTGCTCATATGAACACAAAACTTGACAACTTCTTGACAGAACCGGAAAACATCACACAGTAACAGCTGAGACCCTCAGCTAGAAAGCCCGAGAGAAGAACTACAAAGAAAGATCATTAatgaaacattgttttgtttatttttaaaacgaAGGGAGAATTTTTTTCATTAGAAATGAATGAAGACCTCACCTGTTCAGAAAGGCGTTTCCAAAGGCATTGAGTTTTCTGAAGGGTTTCTTGGGGTCAACCACTAAAGCATTGCCCGGGATGAGACCCTCCTGTTCCCCGTACATCACCGCTATGAATGAATCGGTGGTCGGCTCGGGGCCTATGCGCATCCCGGGGAAATCCTGCTCCATGAGATGCCTAATAAAAGTGGTTTTTCCTGTGGAGTACTGGCCCACTAAAAGTACCATGGGCTTGTTGTCGAAATCGGCATCCTCCAGAGCCGGAGAGTGGAAGTCGTGGAAGCGGTACGTGTCTTCCAGTGGAAATAATTTGTTCCGGTAGAGTCGCTTCAGCCCGTCAGAAACCGTCTGAAACAGTTCGGGATCCTTTTTCTTTCCATCTTTGTTCGCCCAGCTGAACATCTtgcaaaaatatgttaaataacctTCTGActcaaagaaaaaacactttaagGGTGGTCTAAAAGTTATTTGCTGGTTTTAGGCAGTGTAATCCAGCGGTTCGGATGAATCAACGGTCCGGTTTCAAGTAACTCACAGCGGACTGCCAGCGTGGAGGGTCCCGTCAGCTGTTCAACTAACTGCTGTCTTTTTATTTTCTCGTTTAATTTCTTCTGACTTTGCCCCTTTTTTATAAAACAGACTGAAGTTATTTGAGCCCCTGCAGAAGACTGTTGTCTTTTCTATCCGCTGGAGAGCGAACACACAGTTGCTCTCTAGACTCCCACAGCCCGAAGCGAGCACTCTGCGCGTGACAGTACGAGCTCGCGCCCCactacatttttaatacattactaTAGACCGGAACTCCTAGGTAACTTCCAAAATAAAAGGCGCCACCCTCCccaaattgttttgtgtgtgaagCACAGCTGACGTTCATTATTCAACAGAAGGGTCTGGATCTATAGTagcgaaacttttttttttcgtttattttttctaacaaagaaacatttttccagtaaataaataaaaaataaaaaataagtattaataTGTGTGCTGCTTTATAACTTGCAACATATTATTTAATGTTGAATTGGAAAAATACTGGCATTCAAACAactagaatgaatgaatgaatgaatggatggatgaaccAGAGGCCATAAATTACTGCTTAGTGCAAAGACATTTACCTCATTCCATACCACATATataacttatattatattatattatattatattatattatattatattatattatattatattatattatattatattatattatataacccTTTAGTTAAATCAATGCCAACTCTTAATTCCAGTATAGTATGAATTTCACatgaaaaaaatacagtacagtaagTACAGTATTTCTGTTTTGGGGATGGGGGTGGAGGGTTTCTATTGAGCACGTAACTGGCAGACTGCTATATTTGTCCTGGACTTTCAGGACAGTTGCTGGTCTTAGTCTGTGCCGTGTTTGACTCTGTCATAAGGGGGTCATAGGAAATTACACTCGTCACCCACTACGCTCAGTGAAGACTCTATAATGTTCTTTCAATCTGAAACTATAgatatgaaaagaaaaatattaattatttagaaATCCGTTGTTTGGGACTTTATATCACAGTAGGACTCAGAGGACCTGTCCTgcaccacaaacacctccagcctggtcaagaaggctcaccaccgtctcttcttcctcaggacactgaagaagaaccagttgTCTTCAGCCATGCTGGTGAACTTTTACCATTGTgtgatcgagagcatcctgaccagttgtattacagtctggtatgggaactgctcagttgcTGAAAGCAAGGCACTGCAgaaggtggtgaaaactgcccaaggcatcacagggacaccacttcctgctattgaggacatgcagaggaaacgctgtctatgTTGAACTCGTAGCATTCTTAAGGATTCCTCTCATCCTGACCATAGGCTgattaacctcctgccctccgggaggcgcttcaggagcctccggacaaggaccagcagattcaggaacagcttttttccctacagctgtctccttactgaactctgccctctgacaaaAACCAACAACCccccacacaccacacacacagactcctcacccctcctcatcactacatctgattatttatttatttacaaacaagcaaaaaagcaGTAAACCTGTTactacttgcactactgtctgttcatccagaaacactgagtaatccatttgcacactgaaaaattttctatgcactttactgtcaattgcactagtgtaaatgatgttcatatattcatagtttctgcctatagtgtacatacacttttacataatccatctgtatattatgttcatagtacacatatctgtatatcatgctgatagtatttaaaatctgtaaattattgccttatttgtatatttattgtacatttgtaacacattgttattgtatattctgtacttactgcttattgcacttctggttagatgctaactgcatttcattgccctttaccttacatgtgcaatgacaacaAAGTTGAAACTAATCTAACCTAATCTAATCAGATAGTGAAAATGAAAGTCTTTCAGAATTCTCTGTGGTTTGCAGAAAATTCCCAATGCTTTAACTGTGTTCTTAGAGAGTCAaaaagggatatatatatatatatatatatatatatatatatatatatatatatatatatatatatatatatccctttttgactatatatatatatatatatatatatatatatatgaaatatatatatatatttgtctgcaTCCCtttttgactctctctctctctctctctctctctctctctctctctctctctctctctctctatatatatatatatatatatatatatatattttagttcagccataaaaaaatgaaattaaacaaatattaaatatagtaaatattatgtctttatgttgtttctacattaatttgaagattgtataaaaatatgattaattgtgactaatttcagaaaaatgtgcgattgattaattttttaacacaatatatatatatatgttggtaGGCTGTAAGCTTTCTGACTTAGAACTATTCCTGTCCATGACTCCACCGACATTTCAGGGGAAAAACTGAAGTAAAAGCAGCCTGACATTTACAAGAAATCACGATGTTTGTGGGTGAAGTGGCATATTGTCAGTGATCATACTTTCTTTTCAGTGGCTCATTCAAACTGTGACTAACAGAGGGAACAATATTGTTGGAATAGCTTTCAGAACAAATTTTTGACAATCATTCAGCATTTGAAGCAGCAGGTGTGCAGGTGTCCTATAAAAACAGAACTTTATCAAATGTTagtgtggacactaatatagttatcattattCCCATCCCGTTCTTGGTTTGAATGGGTCTTAAGTCATTGCAACGTAAATCTTGAAAAATGGTGTTAATAATGTATATGTGAAATTTATGCAAAGAAAAACCTTGATAAATTATGAAAAGGGCAAGAGCAGGGgcacaacacaaatatatatttcacattcatttcattttaacgAGGAACTTGATTTTGATTGCTGCCAAAAAAGTTATACTCCTCAGTTGGAAATCTCCATGAGCCCCTTGTTTTCAAAGATGGTTAAACAAGATACTCTGTTTTATCCAAATGAAACAGTTACGTTTTGGTGAGCTCTGCtcacaaaaaaacaattgaaGCCACATGGGGACCCTTCTTTAGACTATGAAACCCTTTTATTCTTTtgatatttctattttcttttcctcctgtagtgaattatatgatttatatgaAAATTGTGAATATTGttctttatgtttatattttcaaattatgtTGTAAATATCTGTTAATCGAGGCAGCCCTGTTTtatctcttttcttttcatttttgtgtaattGTATTTTGTTATTCTATGTTAGTTACTTTTTTGTGCGTGTCTTTGTTAACATAActttaaacttgaaataaaatatacaaaaaataagaacttgattttgaaataatttaatgttcaaatgaaattaaatgcagtgaaaataaaacaaataaacataatatcAAATAAATCATGTTGTAGTATAGCCTTGACATAAATGTTCCCAAAAAAAATTCTAGTCCAACATTTATACAACGCCCTGCATTCTCTGTGCAAATCAGTGTGTGTTTAGTAGGATAAACAGGACAGTGGCCTACAGAACTGACAGGCAGCTGGACTGCAAACACTGGCTGTCAATTCATAGGTCATCACCCTGTGTCCCAGACACTGGGTTAAACATGCTTTCTAACAACATGCAAATAAATTTACAGCCACATAATTAATAATTGCAGATCATTCATTACGACTGTATTTGAACTCAGAACCAAAAGAGATAAAGGTGACTATCTGCACGCAACAGCAGCTCCACTGGAAGACATAAGAAACCTTCCACATGGAGTTGCTGTTACACCCAGTCAGCACCAAATGTTTGGAAAGCGCTCCCTTTGGACAGCGGAAGGAAGTGCACATATTCCATCGCTGATGTTACAGTGTCCCATTCTCATTATACAGTGTAGTTCTTCAAGTTTAAGAAGATGCCAAAAATAGGGGGGAGGAGGAAGTGGTGCCTCCTGTAATAAAAGCATAGAAAACCAAGTTAGAGGGTTAAATCAGGATTAAGACAATGCCTACTGACTGCCATTAAGGACATGTGAGAGTTTCTCTGTTGATTCATGACTTTGACCTCTTGTTTCTTTCTCATCTTTATGACATGCCATAGACTCCATTATTGGCCTACAGCACGTCCAAAGTGCTAAGACTGATCTTGATAACAGCAATTTTATGACGGCAGTCAACATGAGGGTGCACGGTAGAATTTGTGTATGGACTGATAGAAAAAAGGGTGTCACTCAATAATTTCTGTGCCTTTATGTCCCTAAGTTATAATTTTGTAGATATCACTTCCTTTTAGTCGTGAGTTGCCCATCCCACATGCTCTATCatgttctttctctcttcttttcttAGTTTATATCATATTTTAGACTTTCCCTCGCCGTAAACCTTCAATTGCTCCTTGCTACCTTTGGCAAAACAGCATAATAAAGCAATTAAAGGGGGCACATAGGCCATGAGTCAGTCTGTGTTATCTGCTCCTGTTATCCTCTTTTAAATCCACCATTATCTTTCTCATCCCTGCGCCGTATCCAGCATTTTTTAGGGTGAGAAAAATCAATGGCGTGAACTCATGTACGTGGTTCATTTTTATGAGAATTCCCAATTGCTGAACTTGATATCGGAATAACGCTCACATGCATTTGATCAAATGttctttgtaaaaaagaaaacaactgcTAATAATTTGACATGTCATAGTAGTCTGCGATTGTTGTATAAACACTGATCGAGTCAGCCTAAGACTgccatttatttgcatttgaacAATCGTTTCTGCAATTAacttttaacatttcattaaCAAAAGTTTGAAGATCCTTCTTAAACAAACTCCACACCCCTTGTAAGTCATTTGCAAGATCCTGTTCTTGGAAAGTAATTTTTCTTATGTCAGCACAAGCCTTTTGCATTCTTTTCTTATCCTTTTTAAAAGCATTAGCTTGACTTTCTCAG is a genomic window of Carassius auratus strain Wakin unplaced genomic scaffold, ASM336829v1 scaf_tig00019010, whole genome shotgun sequence containing:
- the LOC113076138 gene encoding EH domain-containing protein 3-like, whose protein sequence is MFSWANKDGKKKDPELFQTVSDGLKRLYRNKLFPLEDTYRFHDFHSPALEDADFDNKPMVLLVGQYSTGKTTFIRHLMEQDFPGMRIGPEPTTDSFIAVMYGEQEGLIPGNALVVDPKKPFRKLNAFGNAFLNRFICAQMPNPVLDSISIIDTPGILSGEKQRISRGQWFFYFNFLLISSFYYCHLYFFYYPLTFLTGVTTTTNTSSIYIDRFE